Proteins co-encoded in one Gossypium arboreum isolate Shixiya-1 chromosome 11, ASM2569848v2, whole genome shotgun sequence genomic window:
- the LOC108474144 gene encoding ubiquitin-conjugating enzyme E2 22: MATNENLPPNVIKQLAKELKGLDESPPEGIKVGVNDDDFSIIYADIEGPAGTPYENGVFRMKLLLSHDFPHSPPKGYFLTKIFHPNIAPNGEICVNTLKKDWNPSLGLRHVLIIVRCLLIEPYPESALNEQAGKLLLENYDEYARHARLYTGIHAKPKPKFKSGAICESTTALNVEQHNTSVLNIEQKNAASGAGLSLPSPLAPSSTKGGNNPDHQPQQQPIVPATETGVSGTAVVGISGTAPKKEGLSKVPADKKKMDARKKSLKRL; encoded by the exons ATG GCAACCAATGAAAATCTTCCACCAAATGTTATAAAGCAACTGGCAAAGGAATTGAAGGGTCTTGACGAATCACCTCCAGAAGGCATTAAAGTGGGTGTAAATGATGATGACTTTTCGATCATTTATGCTGACATTGAAGGGCCAG CTGGGACTCCATATGAAAATGGTGTTTTCCGTATGAAGTTGTTACTGTCTCATGATTTCCCTCATTCTCCTCCGAAAG GCTACTTTCTGACCAAGATTTTTCATCCAAATATTGCACCCAATGGTGAAATTTGTGTAAACACACTAAAAAAGGATTGGAATCCAAGTCTTGGATTACGACATGTACTCATT ATAGTTAGGTGTTTATTGATTGAGCCATATCCAGAATCTGCACTAAATGAACAGGCTGGCAAGCTGCTGCTTGAAAATTATGACGAGTATGCCCGACATGCCAG GCTTTATACTGGAATCCATGCGAAACCAAAACCGAAGTTCAAATCAGGAGCTATTTGCGAGTCAACTACAGCATTGAACGTGGAGCAGCATAACACCTCGGTTCTGAATATCGAGCAGAAAAATGCAGCAAGTGGTGCCGGGTTATCCTTGCCATCCCCACTCGCTCCGTCATCGACAAAAGGAGGCAACAATCCAGACCATCAGCCGCAGCAGCAGCCTATAGTTCCGGCAACTGAAACTGGAGTTAGTGGAACCGCCGTTGTAGGAATATCGGGAACTGCTCCTAAGAAGGAAGGTCTGTCGAAAGTCCCGGCAGACAAGAAGAAAATGGATGCTAGAAAGAAAAGTCTCAAGAGATTGTAA